From Candidatus Eremiobacterota bacterium, one genomic window encodes:
- a CDS encoding PilZ domain-containing protein — protein sequence MELFSRIIEVIIPPSKGLLQEKRSSPRIRCAIDAAFYKSEDSALTGKIVEVGVTGMRLESAKALHRGEKIGIRVLKGQGLHTITKFEVDKVTVEVRWCKKKPDDKVFYIGVKYCETEENIGKSWVTFLLNKFGFNAGSSFQKRKDVRASSKLPIQYELKNSWQKGIAQNIGLGGMLLAGLNEVPMHEELKIRIGPYGKLASLLLLGKVVRKKYSSYNKVWLTGISFIALSGQEAKLLGDYVVIVLKESVKEPPK from the coding sequence ATGGAGCTCTTCTCAAGGATTATCGAGGTCATCATCCCTCCCTCAAAAGGCCTGCTGCAGGAGAAAAGGTCGTCACCCCGGATCCGCTGCGCAATTGATGCGGCCTTCTATAAGTCCGAGGACAGCGCCCTTACCGGCAAGATAGTCGAAGTCGGCGTCACCGGCATGAGGCTGGAATCAGCAAAGGCTCTGCATAGAGGGGAGAAAATCGGCATAAGGGTCCTCAAAGGCCAGGGACTTCACACCATCACCAAGTTCGAAGTGGACAAGGTGACCGTTGAAGTGCGCTGGTGCAAGAAAAAGCCCGATGACAAGGTCTTCTATATCGGGGTAAAATACTGCGAGACCGAGGAGAATATCGGAAAATCCTGGGTCACCTTCCTCCTCAACAAGTTCGGCTTCAACGCCGGGTCATCGTTCCAGAAGAGAAAGGACGTGAGGGCAAGCTCGAAGCTCCCCATCCAGTACGAGCTGAAAAATAGCTGGCAGAAGGGAATCGCGCAGAATATCGGCCTGGGGGGAATGCTTCTTGCAGGACTCAACGAGGTTCCCATGCACGAGGAACTCAAGATCCGGATTGGACCCTACGGGAAGCTTGCCTCCCTGCTTCTGCTGGGCAAGGTGGTAAGGAAGAAATACTCTTCATATAACAAGGTCTGGCTTACGGGCATCTCCTTCATTGCCCTCTCCGGCCAGGAAGCGAAGCTCCTCGGTGATTACGTGGTAATAGTGCTGAAAGAGTCGGTGAAGGAACCTCCCAAATAA
- a CDS encoding SAM-dependent methyltransferase — MRDLVRKADFLSKLLPVCLVFLLLFPMGRKTWAVTEGMASWTAEYVAYMRALAALDPDEKIRNPDSMAGKFIHPDFWATVPGLSLDFPEARRTIDVWKVAVYYYVNARTKHIDALLREAVAGGATQVVILGAGYDSRAYRFHSEMPQVTFFEVDLPETQAAKKKKVTELLGAPPSWVSFAPIDFNKDTLESVLARQGFRKDVVSFFIWEGVSFYISAEGVESTLRCISRESAPGSTLVFDYVLSPVIRGDYRYYRARAAAEVVAEKGEPFTFGIDEGQAGHYLNLQGLALVYDLGPPELTSRYLSRSDGRPDGKMSGFFRIASAAVPKPGERGALISKALLSRGKTAHPEERQALEPPRDIGAFLDEYCAALSKHDVSAVMSSYSDSYLDGGEDKLAIQLFWDHSLMRPSYRAMKGVRIFLTRCEVKGDRAEINGYIRSSIGLDPLTIDPDEPAVIVREQGRWKWYGNQRKGPS; from the coding sequence TTGAGAGACCTGGTGAGAAAAGCAGATTTCCTGTCAAAGCTCTTGCCCGTGTGCCTTGTTTTTCTCCTTCTTTTCCCCATGGGAAGGAAGACATGGGCGGTAACAGAGGGCATGGCATCCTGGACTGCCGAGTACGTGGCGTACATGAGAGCCCTTGCGGCCCTCGATCCCGATGAGAAAATAAGAAATCCTGATTCCATGGCGGGAAAGTTCATCCACCCAGATTTCTGGGCCACGGTCCCCGGTCTTTCCCTTGATTTTCCCGAAGCGAGGAGAACTATCGATGTCTGGAAGGTGGCCGTCTATTACTACGTGAATGCAAGGACGAAGCATATTGACGCCCTTCTCAGGGAGGCTGTCGCCGGGGGGGCCACTCAGGTGGTGATCCTGGGCGCCGGATATGACAGCCGGGCTTACCGTTTCCACAGTGAGATGCCCCAGGTGACCTTTTTCGAGGTTGACCTGCCGGAGACCCAGGCAGCAAAAAAGAAGAAAGTAACTGAGCTGCTGGGAGCCCCGCCTTCCTGGGTCTCCTTTGCGCCCATCGATTTCAACAAGGATACTCTGGAGAGCGTGCTGGCCAGGCAGGGCTTCAGGAAGGATGTTGTCTCTTTCTTCATATGGGAGGGAGTGAGTTTTTATATATCTGCCGAGGGTGTTGAGAGCACCCTCAGGTGTATCTCCAGAGAATCAGCCCCCGGGAGCACTCTGGTCTTTGACTACGTGCTTTCGCCGGTCATCAGAGGCGATTACCGCTATTACCGTGCACGGGCCGCCGCAGAAGTCGTCGCCGAGAAGGGTGAGCCTTTTACCTTCGGCATAGATGAAGGCCAGGCAGGGCATTACCTCAATCTCCAGGGCCTTGCCCTTGTCTATGACCTGGGCCCTCCTGAGCTGACATCACGGTATCTCAGCAGAAGCGACGGCCGTCCCGATGGCAAGATGTCGGGCTTTTTCAGGATTGCCTCCGCTGCGGTGCCAAAACCCGGCGAGCGTGGGGCTCTGATCAGCAAAGCCCTTCTTTCCCGCGGGAAAACCGCTCACCCGGAAGAGCGCCAGGCCCTTGAGCCCCCCCGGGATATAGGAGCCTTTCTTGACGAATATTGCGCCGCCCTCTCGAAGCACGATGTTTCGGCCGTCATGAGCTCTTACTCGGACAGCTACCTGGACGGCGGTGAAGACAAGCTCGCCATTCAGCTTTTCTGGGATCACAGCCTTATGAGGCCCTCATACAGGGCAATGAAAGGCGTGCGTATCTTTCTTACGAGGTGCGAGGTGAAAGGCGACAGGGCTGAAATCAATGGCTACATCAGAAGCTCCATAGGTCTTGACCCCCTCACCATTGATCCCGATGAGCCGGCGGTGATTGTCAGGGAGCAGGGCAGGTGGAAATGGTACGGCAACCAGAGGAAGGGTCCTTCTTGA
- a CDS encoding sodium:solute symporter family protein codes for MHLTIIDWTVIIGYFIFNLAIGLYYHRKATGSVDDYFVSGRSVAWWLAGTSMVATTFAADTPLAVTGLVARNGIAGNWVWWSMVMSGMLTVFFYAKLWRRAGVLTDVEFAEIRYAGKPAAFLRGFRAFYLGIMNFIVMGWVNLAMIKILMQIMAIDKLHAVIICIGIMVLTASISTLSGLWGVLVMDLFQFFLKMSMVIILAVFAVDAVGGMGGLMEKLHAVDLARNATQGGSITSFIPDLNSPWMPLITFLVYVAVNWWATWYPGSEPGGGGYVAQRIFSAKNEKHSLLATLWFNIAHFALRPWPWILVALVAVVKYQGDAAFAKDPESGYIRIMIDCLPAYLRGLMIAAFAAAYMSTIGTQLNTGASYFVNDLYRRFMVKGREERHYVRASQAATVVIMIISAIISFYMDSISGAWKFLIAIGAGTGLVFILRWFWWRINAWSEVSAMITAFIVSTALQFGMGLSETDPRQYAYLVLITTAATTVVWISVTFLTKPEPEEVLLAFYRKVRPSAALWGPVAKKAEDVAPPHDEVFSFMDWIAGCLMIYMTLFGVGNIIFGKTALGVVFLAIAAVSFWVIMRDLSRRGWETLAQ; via the coding sequence ATGCATCTTACCATAATCGACTGGACGGTGATTATCGGCTATTTCATCTTCAACCTTGCCATAGGCCTGTATTATCACAGGAAGGCCACGGGGAGCGTTGATGATTATTTTGTCTCGGGGCGCAGCGTGGCCTGGTGGCTCGCCGGCACCTCGATGGTGGCCACCACTTTCGCCGCCGACACCCCCCTGGCGGTGACAGGCCTTGTGGCCCGCAACGGCATTGCCGGCAACTGGGTGTGGTGGAGCATGGTGATGAGCGGCATGCTTACCGTTTTTTTCTATGCCAAGCTCTGGAGGCGTGCCGGCGTTCTCACCGACGTGGAGTTCGCGGAAATCCGCTACGCGGGGAAGCCGGCGGCCTTTCTGAGGGGCTTCAGGGCCTTCTACCTGGGAATAATGAATTTTATCGTGATGGGATGGGTAAACCTCGCGATGATAAAGATACTCATGCAGATAATGGCCATCGACAAGCTTCATGCCGTGATCATCTGCATCGGCATAATGGTCCTCACGGCTTCAATCTCCACTCTCTCCGGCCTCTGGGGAGTGCTGGTCATGGACCTTTTCCAGTTCTTCCTCAAGATGTCGATGGTCATTATCCTTGCCGTATTTGCCGTGGACGCCGTGGGGGGGATGGGGGGCCTCATGGAAAAGCTTCACGCCGTTGATCTGGCCAGGAATGCCACGCAGGGCGGCTCCATCACCTCGTTCATCCCCGATCTGAACTCGCCCTGGATGCCCCTTATCACTTTCCTTGTGTATGTTGCCGTGAACTGGTGGGCCACATGGTACCCCGGCTCTGAGCCGGGCGGCGGCGGCTACGTGGCGCAGCGCATTTTTTCAGCAAAGAACGAGAAACACTCCCTTCTTGCCACCCTGTGGTTCAACATAGCCCACTTCGCCCTGAGGCCCTGGCCCTGGATACTGGTGGCCCTTGTGGCGGTCGTGAAATACCAGGGCGACGCCGCCTTTGCGAAAGATCCCGAGTCAGGCTATATAAGGATCATGATAGACTGCCTCCCTGCGTATCTCAGGGGGCTGATGATTGCTGCCTTTGCAGCGGCTTACATGTCCACCATCGGCACGCAGCTTAACACCGGCGCCTCCTATTTCGTCAATGATCTCTACCGGCGCTTCATGGTCAAGGGAAGGGAGGAGCGCCATTATGTCCGTGCCTCCCAGGCCGCCACGGTGGTGATAATGATCATCTCGGCCATCATCTCCTTTTATATGGATTCAATATCGGGGGCGTGGAAATTCCTTATCGCCATCGGCGCCGGCACCGGCCTCGTCTTCATCCTCAGGTGGTTCTGGTGGCGCATCAACGCCTGGAGCGAGGTCTCGGCGATGATCACCGCCTTCATTGTCTCGACGGCGCTCCAGTTCGGCATGGGGCTCTCCGAGACCGATCCCCGTCAATATGCATACCTTGTGCTCATCACCACCGCCGCGACAACGGTGGTATGGATTTCTGTCACCTTCCTCACGAAGCCTGAGCCCGAAGAGGTCCTTCTTGCCTTTTACCGGAAGGTGAGGCCCTCGGCGGCGCTCTGGGGCCCTGTGGCGAAAAAGGCCGAAGATGTCGCTCCCCCCCATGACGAGGTCTTCAGCTTCATGGACTGGATTGCCGGCTGCCTGATGATCTACATGACCCTTTTCGGCGTGGGAAACATCATCTTCGGCAAGACTGCGCTGGGTGTTGTATTCCTTGCCATCGCGGCAGTCTCATTCTGGGTGATAATGAGGGACCTCTCCCGGAGAGGATGGGAAACCCTCGCGCAATAG
- a CDS encoding NYN domain-containing protein translates to MKDAAPEEPQVPPPEKDSPRPGKPALKRPKEPSAPPVSACYVDYENLFYGVKKQSYTLNVPRLVRGLNRITRGMGGEGFFKTAVYANWDALVPEHRRAQDDWALVGWRTVAVPSKEDYWSGRPVKNLVDFVMSLDIVEDAHVTPISHFFILSGDNDFVEAIERVRRLGKKSVVMSLQPNLSFRLQEAADEFVILNIEEITGSEPPPIDTYGRGRIVPRLSLKKRQGESVDHFQALRMAIEEAQRDQNTPSVPWSVVRDEYFLRVVSMTVEEANRFLEMVSGAGYVEAARRSVAGIGAVLYIKLSKI, encoded by the coding sequence GTGAAAGACGCGGCCCCTGAAGAGCCACAGGTGCCGCCGCCGGAGAAGGATTCGCCCCGGCCCGGGAAACCCGCGCTAAAAAGGCCGAAGGAGCCTTCCGCGCCGCCTGTAAGCGCCTGCTATGTGGACTACGAGAACCTCTTCTATGGCGTGAAGAAGCAGTCCTATACCTTGAATGTGCCCCGGCTGGTGAGGGGCCTTAACAGGATCACCCGCGGCATGGGGGGAGAAGGGTTCTTCAAGACAGCCGTCTATGCCAACTGGGACGCCCTTGTGCCTGAGCACCGCCGCGCCCAGGATGACTGGGCGCTTGTAGGGTGGCGTACCGTGGCGGTGCCGTCAAAGGAAGACTACTGGAGCGGCAGGCCTGTCAAGAACCTCGTGGATTTTGTCATGAGCCTCGATATCGTGGAAGATGCCCATGTGACGCCCATCAGCCATTTTTTCATACTCTCGGGGGACAATGACTTTGTCGAGGCCATAGAGCGCGTCAGGCGCCTTGGGAAGAAATCCGTAGTGATGTCGCTGCAGCCGAACCTCTCCTTCCGCCTCCAGGAGGCTGCCGACGAGTTCGTGATCCTGAACATCGAGGAGATCACCGGCAGTGAGCCTCCTCCCATAGATACCTATGGCCGGGGCAGGATTGTACCCCGCCTTTCATTGAAAAAGCGGCAGGGTGAATCAGTCGATCATTTCCAGGCCCTCAGGATGGCCATTGAAGAGGCACAGCGCGATCAGAACACCCCCTCTGTCCCCTGGAGCGTCGTGAGAGACGAGTATTTTCTCAGGGTCGTCAGCATGACCGTTGAGGAGGCCAACAGGTTTCTCGAGATGGTGAGCGGGGCAGGATATGTGGAGGCAGCAAGGCGCTCCGTCGCCGGCATCGGCGCAGTGCTTTACATAAAGCTCTCGAAGATATGA
- a CDS encoding HD domain-containing protein: MANSRLDGVYRGFVESDERRTPDALRLESDVQITQARMERDLSGLERDLTFYLDEGASDIGKIIEEMEREGLSPGGTEAESVEPAATLNDKDEITTLVGEKTRSAVEHLGAIVDEKAWKACRKVHDRFEKSAERLGRQSERQPAAKNLLQQKSGGSPLEKAEASIRQRGTSARSLLISQDEKMASQIMAQVPFQKTAGRERRGENSREKRQTPSQGGDQVPKTAQAAPLKREGQGEGLTRTATAAKENGGSGSKESRQPETPCREFHPAPVPIKHPAPGTVKEASQRAERSFAAPPFQAKGTPVPVKKAPEALGAHAAISPKGVSAKNGVPARKPGLTFAPPAPAEKQEPLRPKPVAPLPPESLPRPGGQNDAAFIKMPMQSLPGVTRASQAIQNPRESNRQVLQNPHTAGESKESRFRLQKRPFESAGAAMNGLPETLSRTPLIPPGDALKQRPADSPSAQAREPFQATASQATGTLPFQGRNSITAGERGTAEVQAITPKIPGAAVPSREAPPLDRLRKTETPRIDARKEAFQAIIREPLKVTMNPGEARHPVKPMPGSEPLRMRGDLPGAPNIGGAEKTAAKAVKSLSQAAVSELPPPRPGMTGIPVKNALDVPSPGREKAPPHPGDIETRPAAPALRAQRGLEEKAALSGTRAPGKPSPAPVPSREKPLVEKKASAREKEQAPLSIGRRSTASIKAISSISRILLFQSPMVAAFPAAVTEEHLARFKAVAEKFRTPVFIDRSTAGSVQKVTREEKNTGNERESGNSGGEGREEESEARGLTVRAIKSVPAEKEPAVLQVPVLPDQGTPEEAGEKALVETAIDNRTELELKNEQVSQASRNAATCIESVIKKSAGEEWTGDEMAAKLIYLLMKASSTFTFEHSSRVIGLSVALAQEIGITDEDQLKTIEDGARFHDIGQVGLELDSAPPRVKDRLSWYIGILDLKNCSFLHDIGKVKIPDSILYKPGRLTDEEFQVLKQHPVIGEAILKPIASLAHVLPVARHHHEKWDGKGYPDGLAGEETPLAARIVCITDAYDAMVSDRPYRKGMGVEEAVAELRKCGGTHFDPRLVEAFLRVVEKKPHLVQGGKLDEGPR, translated from the coding sequence ATGGCGAACTCCCGTCTCGATGGAGTGTACCGCGGCTTTGTCGAGTCAGACGAGAGGCGCACTCCAGATGCGCTGCGTCTCGAAAGTGACGTGCAGATAACCCAGGCCCGCATGGAGAGGGATCTTTCCGGCCTCGAGAGAGACCTTACCTTCTATCTTGACGAAGGAGCGTCTGATATTGGAAAAATAATAGAGGAGATGGAGAGAGAGGGCCTCTCCCCCGGGGGAACAGAGGCAGAAAGCGTTGAACCGGCGGCCACGCTCAACGATAAAGATGAGATTACCACTCTTGTAGGTGAAAAAACAAGGTCAGCCGTCGAGCACCTTGGGGCAATCGTTGATGAGAAGGCATGGAAGGCCTGCAGAAAAGTCCATGACAGGTTTGAAAAAAGCGCTGAAAGGCTCGGCCGCCAGTCCGAGAGACAACCTGCCGCGAAAAACCTGCTGCAGCAGAAAAGCGGGGGGTCGCCCCTCGAGAAGGCCGAGGCTTCAATCAGGCAGAGAGGGACCTCGGCGCGCTCCCTCCTCATCTCGCAGGACGAGAAAATGGCCTCGCAGATAATGGCGCAGGTTCCCTTTCAGAAGACGGCGGGCCGTGAAAGACGAGGGGAGAATAGCCGGGAAAAGCGGCAGACGCCCTCTCAGGGCGGGGACCAGGTACCCAAGACCGCGCAGGCAGCGCCGCTGAAAAGAGAGGGTCAGGGAGAAGGCCTTACCAGAACAGCAACTGCCGCGAAAGAGAATGGCGGAAGCGGTAGCAAGGAATCCCGGCAGCCTGAAACACCTTGCCGGGAATTCCACCCCGCTCCGGTGCCGATAAAGCACCCGGCGCCGGGAACAGTGAAGGAGGCTTCTCAAAGAGCCGAAAGGTCTTTTGCAGCCCCTCCCTTTCAGGCAAAAGGAACGCCAGTGCCTGTGAAAAAAGCCCCCGAAGCCCTGGGAGCGCATGCTGCGATCTCCCCGAAAGGTGTGTCGGCCAAGAATGGTGTGCCGGCCCGGAAACCTGGCCTTACTTTTGCTCCCCCCGCTCCGGCGGAAAAGCAGGAGCCCCTGAGGCCAAAGCCCGTGGCGCCATTACCCCCGGAAAGCTTGCCAAGGCCCGGCGGCCAGAATGACGCCGCCTTTATCAAGATGCCCATGCAGAGCCTTCCAGGTGTCACCAGGGCCTCTCAAGCCATTCAAAATCCCCGGGAGAGTAATCGGCAAGTGCTTCAGAATCCGCACACTGCCGGAGAGAGCAAGGAGTCTCGATTCCGCCTCCAGAAACGTCCGTTTGAATCTGCGGGAGCGGCAATGAACGGCTTGCCTGAAACGCTCTCCCGGACGCCTCTCATCCCGCCCGGAGATGCATTGAAGCAGCGACCGGCGGATTCCCCTTCAGCGCAGGCCCGGGAGCCTTTTCAGGCAACAGCTTCACAGGCCACCGGCACTCTCCCTTTCCAGGGGCGCAATTCCATCACGGCAGGCGAAAGAGGCACCGCAGAAGTTCAGGCCATCACTCCGAAAATCCCTGGGGCCGCAGTGCCTTCACGGGAAGCCCCTCCTCTGGACAGGCTCCGGAAAACAGAGACTCCCCGCATTGACGCAAGGAAAGAGGCATTTCAGGCCATAATCCGTGAGCCCCTGAAGGTTACCATGAATCCCGGCGAAGCACGGCACCCGGTGAAACCAATGCCAGGCAGCGAACCGCTGCGCATGAGAGGTGATTTACCGGGAGCTCCAAATATCGGGGGCGCCGAAAAGACTGCAGCAAAAGCCGTAAAAAGCCTGAGCCAGGCTGCAGTCTCTGAGCTACCCCCGCCAAGACCAGGAATGACAGGCATACCCGTAAAGAATGCCCTTGATGTGCCTTCCCCCGGAAGGGAGAAAGCGCCTCCGCACCCCGGGGACATTGAAACAAGGCCTGCCGCTCCCGCGCTCCGGGCACAGAGGGGCCTCGAGGAAAAGGCGGCCCTTTCAGGGACAAGAGCACCTGGAAAGCCTTCCCCGGCCCCCGTCCCCTCGAGGGAAAAGCCCCTTGTTGAGAAAAAAGCCTCCGCAAGGGAGAAGGAGCAGGCACCGCTCTCCATCGGCAGACGCTCAACGGCCTCTATCAAAGCCATAAGCTCCATATCCCGCATTCTCCTCTTCCAGAGCCCCATGGTGGCCGCCTTCCCGGCTGCCGTCACTGAAGAGCACCTCGCCCGCTTCAAGGCCGTCGCCGAGAAATTCCGCACCCCTGTTTTCATCGACAGAAGCACCGCCGGATCGGTCCAGAAGGTGACAAGGGAGGAGAAGAACACCGGCAATGAAAGAGAGTCCGGCAATTCCGGCGGCGAAGGCCGCGAAGAGGAGTCAGAGGCCAGGGGCCTCACCGTCAGGGCCATCAAGAGTGTACCTGCGGAGAAAGAGCCGGCAGTGCTCCAGGTACCTGTCCTCCCGGACCAGGGCACCCCGGAAGAGGCCGGCGAGAAGGCACTCGTTGAGACAGCCATTGACAACAGGACGGAGCTTGAGCTGAAGAACGAGCAGGTCTCCCAGGCGTCCAGAAACGCCGCCACCTGCATCGAGTCCGTGATAAAAAAATCGGCGGGCGAGGAGTGGACTGGCGACGAGATGGCGGCAAAGCTTATCTATCTCCTCATGAAGGCCTCGAGCACTTTCACTTTCGAGCATTCATCGAGAGTGATCGGCCTTTCAGTAGCGCTGGCACAGGAGATAGGAATAACCGACGAGGACCAGCTCAAGACCATTGAGGACGGCGCCCGCTTTCATGACATCGGCCAGGTGGGTCTTGAGCTTGACAGCGCGCCGCCGCGGGTGAAAGACCGTCTCTCCTGGTATATAGGGATTCTTGACCTGAAGAACTGCAGCTTTCTCCATGACATAGGAAAGGTGAAGATTCCCGACAGCATCCTCTACAAGCCGGGACGCCTCACCGACGAGGAGTTCCAGGTTCTCAAGCAGCACCCCGTCATCGGGGAAGCCATTCTGAAGCCCATCGCCTCCCTCGCCCATGTGCTGCCCGTGGCACGGCACCACCATGAGAAATGGGACGGGAAAGGATATCCTGACGGCCTCGCGGGCGAAGAGACACCTCTGGCGGCGAGGATAGTCTGTATCACCGATGCCTATGATGCGATGGTCTCAGATCGTCCCTACCGCAAAGGGATGGGTGTGGAGGAAGCCGTGGCCGAGCTCAGAAAATGCGGGGGGACCCATTTTGACCCCCGGCTCGTGGAAGCATTCCTGAGAGTGGTGGAAAAAAAGCCCCACCTCGTGCAGGGAGGAAAGCTTGACGAAGGCCCCCGGTAA
- a CDS encoding YiiX/YebB-like N1pC/P60 family cysteine hydrolase has protein sequence MPRKASDAAAKPEGQASVEDRVALGSTPDDCPRVTGTIGAAVGAITGRAALLPSLGVAGATALAASVIGLGPVGLIAAGVAGLGLGIYTEAKLKAGRVLGGMIGGTIGSALGHVAQKLGFTPSEKLAEETRGFSLKSLFSKLQNPEYTSHKLISSEEANEIAKNLQPGDLLLGNNDGNFGFEFTQKAIGGSGAWTHIGIVADDKTVMEVMIPTLNDRPHVVDDKSLADVFMAPDSHAGANANNKPYMERDPRVIIQRNHHVIILRPNYKDRETILNVIKTGKQHKNVEYDKFFNLSTDDKMYCTEFAYKVLHKAAPEISLEPSSFLGYRFITGDEFIDSPDIKPVFSTGSNFWHNYLSKFD, from the coding sequence TTGCCGCGGAAGGCATCGGACGCTGCCGCGAAGCCTGAAGGCCAGGCTTCTGTTGAAGACAGGGTTGCTCTTGGCTCCACGCCTGACGATTGTCCCAGGGTGACGGGCACCATAGGTGCAGCCGTGGGGGCCATCACGGGCCGTGCCGCCCTGCTTCCGTCCCTTGGCGTGGCGGGCGCAACGGCTCTGGCGGCATCAGTGATTGGCCTCGGCCCCGTAGGCTTGATAGCGGCTGGCGTGGCCGGTCTCGGCCTGGGGATTTACACAGAGGCAAAGCTCAAGGCAGGCAGGGTCCTCGGGGGAATGATCGGCGGCACGATAGGCTCAGCACTGGGCCATGTCGCTCAGAAGCTCGGCTTTACGCCATCAGAAAAGCTCGCCGAGGAGACCAGGGGCTTTTCCCTGAAGTCCCTCTTCTCGAAGCTTCAGAACCCCGAATACACAAGCCACAAGCTCATTTCATCCGAGGAAGCCAATGAGATTGCCAAGAACTTGCAGCCCGGCGATCTCCTGCTGGGAAATAATGACGGCAATTTCGGCTTTGAGTTTACCCAGAAGGCCATCGGGGGAAGCGGCGCATGGACCCATATCGGCATTGTGGCCGATGACAAGACGGTGATGGAGGTCATGATACCTACGCTGAACGACAGGCCTCATGTGGTTGATGACAAGAGCCTTGCCGATGTATTCATGGCCCCCGACTCTCACGCCGGCGCAAACGCGAATAACAAGCCTTACATGGAGCGAGATCCCAGGGTTATCATACAGAGGAACCATCACGTCATCATTCTCAGGCCCAATTACAAGGACAGGGAGACCATCCTGAATGTCATCAAGACCGGCAAGCAGCACAAGAACGTGGAGTACGACAAGTTCTTCAACCTGAGCACCGATGACAAGATGTACTGCACCGAGTTCGCCTACAAAGTCCTCCACAAGGCCGCTCCCGAGATAAGCCTGGAGCCATCATCGTTCCTGGGCTACAGGTTCATCACCGGCGACGAGTTTATCGACTCTCCCGACATAAAGCCCGTGTTTTCCACGGGGAGCAACTTCTGGCATAATTACCTGAGCAAGTTTGATTAG
- a CDS encoding type II secretion system F family protein, protein MERPNHLRRLTPRSLGIFALQFGLMLDVGINIASALETLTATSDPELNEAVLHLKGKIISGSSLSQALASLPEAFPPFFVNVVRINEKTGKLAGAFARLAQFLFKEERKRLQITQALTYPCCILLLSFAMVAFMVFYMVPQFNAVFLQSGAQIPGLTRTLMAVTRPSMILAGLATLLVALLLIVPFFRTPLGKIHFQRLIYDSPLMGHYFRTIVIERLSRTLAVLIRSTGNIALSLKTICMGTTGYYLLDAGLADVLRNISQDGMSFSEALAQHPVFPRMLISIVAAGEATGEVSDLLDQYAALQEFQSELALQDFIKVLEPCMLFIMGFVVGFIVLAAFLPVFQLIQTL, encoded by the coding sequence GTGGAAAGGCCCAACCATCTTCGCAGGCTCACCCCGCGCTCCCTTGGCATATTCGCCCTCCAGTTCGGCTTGATGCTCGACGTGGGAATCAATATTGCCTCAGCCCTTGAGACGCTCACTGCCACTTCGGACCCTGAGCTTAACGAGGCAGTGCTTCACCTGAAGGGGAAGATAATCTCGGGCTCATCGCTCTCACAAGCCCTCGCAAGCCTTCCCGAGGCCTTTCCCCCCTTTTTCGTCAACGTGGTGCGGATCAATGAAAAAACAGGAAAGCTCGCCGGAGCCTTCGCGAGGCTCGCTCAATTCCTTTTCAAGGAGGAGAGAAAGCGCCTCCAGATAACCCAGGCCCTCACCTACCCCTGCTGCATCCTTCTTCTTTCCTTCGCAATGGTGGCCTTCATGGTCTTCTACATGGTGCCCCAGTTCAACGCGGTGTTCCTGCAGAGCGGCGCCCAGATACCCGGGCTGACCAGGACTCTGATGGCCGTCACCCGCCCCTCGATGATCCTTGCAGGCCTGGCCACCCTTCTTGTCGCTCTGCTTTTGATTGTGCCCTTTTTCAGGACGCCCCTGGGAAAAATCCACTTCCAGCGCCTCATCTATGATTCCCCCCTCATGGGCCATTACTTCAGGACCATAGTGATTGAACGCCTGAGCCGCACGCTGGCTGTCCTGATAAGGAGCACGGGAAACATCGCGCTCTCCCTGAAAACGATCTGCATGGGCACCACAGGCTACTACCTCCTCGACGCAGGCCTGGCCGATGTGCTGAGGAATATCTCGCAAGATGGGATGAGCTTTTCAGAGGCTCTCGCGCAGCATCCCGTGTTCCCCCGGATGCTTATAAGCATCGTTGCCGCAGGGGAAGCCACCGGCGAGGTGAGCGATCTCCTCGATCAGTATGCCGCTCTCCAGGAATTCCAGAGCGAGCTTGCCCTTCAAGATTTCATCAAGGTCCTCGAGCCTTGCATGCTTTTCATAATGGGGTTTGTCGTGGGATTTATAGTGCTTGCGGCATTTCTTCCCGTCTTCCAGCTCATCCAGACATTGTAG
- a CDS encoding prepilin-type N-terminal cleavage/methylation domain-containing protein, whose translation MAPPAACMKRKSMISEPGEFPGTPSNTAMCTNQTTKRSRGFTLAEIMVCLLLLTIAVMGLVSTQIYSLKATGGNKYRHLASVIAYRVMSEKEKALRTDFSVSAAHSRSDVPGEEGFQYEVLEEAPGTSIKKVTVKVYWTEGTELKSYSLWTYLYDY comes from the coding sequence ATGGCGCCACCGGCCGCTTGTATGAAAAGAAAATCAATGATCTCGGAGCCGGGGGAGTTCCCAGGAACACCGTCCAATACCGCTATGTGCACAAATCAGACTACTAAGCGGAGCAGGGGCTTTACCCTTGCAGAGATCATGGTCTGCCTGCTGCTCCTCACCATCGCAGTGATGGGCCTTGTGAGCACCCAGATATACTCGCTGAAAGCCACGGGAGGAAACAAATACCGTCACCTGGCAAGCGTGATAGCCTACCGCGTCATGAGCGAGAAGGAAAAGGCCCTCCGCACCGATTTTTCGGTATCAGCCGCCCACAGCAGGAGCGATGTGCCAGGTGAAGAGGGCTTTCAATACGAGGTCCTCGAGGAGGCGCCGGGGACCAGCATCAAAAAGGTCACTGTCAAGGTGTACTGGACAGAAGGAACGGAGCTGAAGAGCTATTCCCTCTGGACTTATCTCTATGACTATTGA